One genomic window of Cyprinus carpio isolate SPL01 chromosome B8, ASM1834038v1, whole genome shotgun sequence includes the following:
- the LOC109094729 gene encoding C-type natriuretic peptide 3-like — MIANNISIFCVSSLLLLNLVGAKPVTSLQSLKQLLDEEVNTPFVESGESVMEQKDARSEKSALDEQMWDSDARNSALDGKDSAIERLLRDLLSTSKRSWSRFKKGGLRSCFGVRLERIGSFSGLGC; from the exons ATGATCGCCAACAACATCTCTATTTTCTGCGTGTCTTCACTTCTACTTTTAAACTTGGTCGGTGCCAAACCAGTCACCAGTTTACAG AGTCTTAAGCAGTTGTTAGATGAAGAAGTGAACACGCCGTTTGTGGAGTCGGGGGAGTCGGTGATGGAGCAGAAAGATGCGAGATCCGAGAAGAGCGCGCTGGATGAGCAAATGTGGGATTCAGATGCGCGCAACTCAGCGCTGGATGGAAAAGATAGCGCCATCGAGCGTCTTCTACGCGACTTACTGTCCACTTCCAAGCGCTCCTGGAGTCGATTCAAGAAAGGCGGGCTGAGGAGCTGCTTTGGGGTCAGACTCGAAAGAATCGGGTCTTTTAGCGGACTCGGGTGTTAA
- the LOC109077437 gene encoding brain natriuretic peptide-like isoform X1 — protein sequence MKSIDISLVGLLLLFSVQLMRAFPLQNTALTTEDRDVLKLLLQRLEESIPASSQEQTVMKVKEEEDNPEETRVEPQPKTDMRDYLSARDLRTVRQDSKRYSGCFGRKLDRIGSMSSLGCNTAGRSGNYFMF from the exons ATGAAATCGATTGACATTTCTCTAGTCGGCCTTCTCTTGCTCTTCAGCGTTCAGCTCATGCGCGCGTTCCCGCTGCAAAACACAGCCTTAACCACCGAGGACAGGGATGTCTTAAAG CTCCTTCTACAGCGACTGGAGGAGTCCATTCCCGCTTCTTCTCAAGAGCAAACAGTGATGAAAGTGAAAGAAGAGGAGGATAATCCTGAAGAAACCCGCGTTGAACCTCAACCCAAGACTGACATGAGGGACTATCTGTCTGCTCGGGACTTGAGGACAGTCCGGCAGGACTCCAAGAGATATTCCGGGTGTTTCGGGCGCAAACTGGACAGAATCGGCTCCATGTCGTCCCTGGGCTGCAACACCGCCGGACGCTCAGGTAACTACTTCAT gtTCTAA
- the LOC109094492 gene encoding natriuretic peptides A-like, producing the protein MIRGLILTGLLVLLCHQMDVQAHMLSRHSPVSNMAKLKSLLQQFEEALATEEAPESAVDYEDSNTELEQSPASASWDRDREEEAAPADGFETQRRRLIDLLMSTRSKSLSGCFGGRLDRIGSSSTLGCNSKKG; encoded by the exons ATGATCAGAGGACTAATTCTCACAGGACTGCTGGTCCTGCTTTGCCACCAGATGGATGTACAAGCGCACATGTTGAGCAGACACAGTCCCGTCAGCAACATGGCCAAGCTGAAG AGCTTGCTGCAGCAGTTTGAGGAGGCCCTGGCCACAGAAGAGGCTCCTGAGAGCGCCGTCGATTATGAGGACAGCAACACGGAGCTGGAGCAGAGCCCGGCTTCTGCGTCCtgggacagagacagagaggaggaagCAGCTCCGGCGGATGGATTTGAGACACAGAGAAGGCGCCTCATAGATCTCCTCATGTCAACCCGGAGCAAAAGCCTGTCTGGTTGTTTTGGGGGACGACTGGATCGCATAGGGTCCTCCAGCACCCTTGGGTGCAACTCTAAAAAAGGTTAG
- the LOC109077437 gene encoding brain natriuretic peptide-like isoform X2 yields MKSIDISLVGLLLLFSVQLMRAFPLQNTALTTEDRDVLKLLLQRLEESIPASSQEQTVMKVKEEEDNPEETRVEPQPKTDMRDYLSARDLRTVRQDSKRYSGCFGRKLDRIGSMSSLGCNTAGRSGSKKW; encoded by the exons ATGAAATCGATTGACATTTCTCTAGTCGGCCTTCTCTTGCTCTTCAGCGTTCAGCTCATGCGCGCGTTCCCGCTGCAAAACACAGCCTTAACCACCGAGGACAGGGATGTCTTAAAG CTCCTTCTACAGCGACTGGAGGAGTCCATTCCCGCTTCTTCTCAAGAGCAAACAGTGATGAAAGTGAAAGAAGAGGAGGATAATCCTGAAGAAACCCGCGTTGAACCTCAACCCAAGACTGACATGAGGGACTATCTGTCTGCTCGGGACTTGAGGACAGTCCGGCAGGACTCCAAGAGATATTCCGGGTGTTTCGGGCGCAAACTGGACAGAATCGGCTCCATGTCGTCCCTGGGCTGCAACACCGCCGGACGCTCAG gtTCTAAGAAGTGGTGA